A window of Campylobacter pinnipediorum subsp. pinnipediorum contains these coding sequences:
- the flgK gene encoding flagellar hook-associated protein FlgK gives MANIFMSLNTGVSGLNAAQVQISTTGNNIANADSTYYTRQRVVQTSAMSLYNVEGGVGMGTQVETTVRIHDEFTYARLKSASSNLENTTFKQRIMQELAQNFPDLQDSGLSRDMTNYFNAWNKFASNPNDSAQKLNLINMASVFTKGISRTATKLDSLQSEVDRLMKINVEEVNKIGEQIANLNKEIRRVESGADSGIKVNANDLRDKRDELELALSKLVNIDTFKSDLKSNTRIDSGITDEGRFYNLNIGGVSIVDGVNFHPLVMNKADTKGQFTGIFYEMQDGRLIKMEDKIYNGKIGAQLDLRGRHYDPLAQKFTEGSVQKYIDNLDTLAKTIIHNTNNIYAQSAVEISNTKEFDFLENDKTLMNFSKDVQNGTFDVIVYDNTGKEIAKKTIDVNGTTTMNDLTYGNSIMHDFNSNSDDNNDNNMSNDVNDYFEASYFYDKLSNKGTFAVIPKQTKGLYSIAFVDHGTNVPGVLGLNRFFDGEKARDMAINSDFISDHTKLRAYSKPVSGNNEVANKMVQLQYDKLKFYSNGIAQDRDDTIDGYYRFLTTDIASDTEANNNFNETNTSLFKTAEQEFQSVSGVDTNEELTNLIRFQASYGAAAKIVTTVNQMLETLLTLKQ, from the coding sequence ATGGCAAATATTTTTATGTCTTTAAACACAGGTGTTTCAGGGCTAAATGCGGCACAAGTTCAAATATCTACAACTGGAAATAATATAGCAAATGCCGACTCCACATACTATACAAGACAAAGAGTTGTCCAAACCTCAGCAATGTCTTTGTATAATGTTGAGGGCGGTGTTGGCATGGGAACACAGGTAGAAACCACTGTAAGAATACACGATGAATTTACCTATGCAAGGCTTAAATCAGCATCATCAAATTTAGAAAATACAACTTTTAAACAAAGGATAATGCAAGAATTAGCTCAAAATTTTCCGGATTTGCAGGATTCTGGATTGAGTAGAGATATGACAAATTATTTTAATGCCTGGAATAAATTTGCCTCAAATCCTAATGATTCGGCACAAAAACTAAACCTTATAAATATGGCTTCTGTATTTACTAAAGGCATATCAAGAACAGCTACAAAGCTTGATAGCCTTCAATCAGAAGTAGATAGGCTAATGAAAATAAATGTTGAAGAAGTAAATAAAATAGGCGAGCAAATAGCAAACCTAAACAAAGAGATAAGAAGAGTAGAATCAGGTGCTGACTCAGGTATAAAAGTAAATGCAAATGACTTAAGAGATAAAAGAGATGAGCTAGAACTTGCATTATCAAAACTTGTAAATATAGATACTTTTAAGAGTGATTTAAAAAGCAACACAAGGATAGATAGTGGAATCACCGATGAGGGAAGATTTTACAACCTAAATATAGGTGGTGTAAGTATAGTAGATGGTGTTAACTTTCATCCTCTTGTTATGAATAAGGCTGATACAAAAGGACAATTTACTGGAATTTTTTATGAGATGCAAGATGGTAGACTTATAAAAATGGAAGATAAAATTTATAATGGCAAGATAGGGGCACAGCTTGATCTTCGTGGTAGACACTATGATCCTTTGGCTCAAAAATTTACAGAAGGCTCTGTGCAAAAATATATAGACAACCTTGATACACTTGCAAAAACAATCATACACAACACAAATAATATCTATGCACAATCAGCAGTAGAGATATCAAACACCAAAGAGTTTGACTTCTTAGAAAATGATAAGACCTTAATGAATTTTAGCAAAGATGTTCAAAACGGGACTTTTGATGTTATAGTATATGACAATACAGGAAAAGAAATAGCCAAAAAAACGATAGATGTTAATGGAACAACAACCATGAATGATCTAACTTATGGAAACTCTATAATGCACGATTTTAACTCAAACTCGGATGATAATAATGACAATAATATGTCAAATGATGTAAATGATTATTTTGAAGCATCTTATTTTTATGATAAATTATCAAATAAAGGAACATTTGCTGTTATACCTAAACAGACAAAAGGGCTTTATAGTATTGCTTTTGTTGATCACGGCACAAATGTCCCTGGTGTTCTTGGACTAAATAGATTTTTTGATGGCGAAAAAGCAAGAGATATGGCTATAAATAGTGATTTTATCTCGGATCATACAAAGCTTAGAGCATACTCAAAACCTGTTTCTGGAAACAATGAGGTTGCTAATAAAATGGTTCAGCTACAATATGATAAATTAAAATTTTATTCAAATGGAATAGCACAAGATAGAGATGATACTATAGATGGGTATTATAGATTTTTAACCACAGATATAGCAAGTGATACAGAAGCAAATAATAACTTTAATGAAACAAATACATCTCTTTTTAAAACAGCAGAGCAAGAGTTTCAGTCTGTAAGTGGTGTTGATACAAATGAAGAATTGACAAATTTAATTAGATTTCAGGCTAGTTATGGAGCAGCAGCGAAGATAGTAACAACTGTAAATCAAATGTTAGAAACACTACTTACCTTAAAACAATGA
- a CDS encoding TIGR02757 family protein translates to MIKNILDGYVFDKNRQNELFSYADPLQVATKLKEPVSCLVCALFAYGNAKLIVKFLNSLEFSLLDETEKEIIKSITIHKYRFQNTKDVQNIFITLSRLKKDLDIEHTLKKGFQKGGMCYAINELIKEIYKLNPYKSDGYEFFFARPFDKEPSSPYKRYNMYLRWMVRDTDIDLGIFKSLDKSELLIPLDVHTHRVSLSLGLVKRKTYDFKAVLELTNKLRTFDKNDPIKYDFALYRIGQSEELENVISMLNK, encoded by the coding sequence ATGATTAAAAATATACTAGATGGTTATGTTTTTGATAAAAACAGACAAAATGAGTTATTTTCTTATGCCGATCCTTTGCAGGTCGCAACAAAACTAAAAGAGCCAGTTTCTTGTCTTGTATGTGCTTTGTTTGCATATGGAAATGCAAAACTTATAGTAAAGTTTTTAAACTCTCTTGAATTTTCGCTATTAGATGAGACAGAAAAAGAGATAATAAAAAGCATAACAATACACAAATATAGATTTCAAAACACAAAAGATGTGCAAAATATATTTATAACTCTAAGTAGACTAAAAAAAGATTTGGATATAGAGCATACACTAAAAAAAGGGTTTCAAAAAGGTGGCATGTGCTATGCTATAAACGAGCTTATAAAAGAAATTTATAAACTAAACCCTTATAAATCAGATGGGTATGAGTTCTTTTTTGCAAGGCCTTTTGATAAAGAGCCAAGCTCTCCATACAAAAGATACAATATGTACCTAAGATGGATGGTAAGAGATACCGATATAGATTTGGGAATTTTTAAAAGCCTAGATAAAAGCGAACTTTTGATACCACTAGACGTTCACACACATAGGGTTTCGTTGTCTCTTGGGCTTGTTAAAAGAAAGACTTATGACTTTAAAGCAGTTTTAGAACTCACAAACAAACTAAGGACATTTGATAAAAACGACCCTATCAAATACGACTTTGCACTTTACAGGATAGGACAAAGTGAGGAGTTAGAAAATGTAATATCTATGTTAAATAAGTAA